The following proteins are encoded in a genomic region of Salinicoccus sp. RF5:
- a CDS encoding MATE family efflux transporter, which produces MAHNQQDFTRGPILKSLIIFSGPIMLTNLLQTSFQIVDSLWVGNILGASALGAVAVATTILITVLSFILGLNNAALTILSQQYGKKNEAGFRSYLNAFIVTMTSMALVFGIIGFVFAEQLLLLIGTPEDLLGQARIYLQISFLSMFFLFAYNFMNTVLRAVGDSKTPLRVVLVAVILNAALAPVFLIGFGMGIEGAAVSTVASQGIAFLYSVYYSVKHNLIPFTKPKLPSSKEVRLIFNLGVPAGLQMAVIHAGVAAILSVVTQFGGQTVAGFSAAQRLDSLIMLPAMALGTAVNSMAGQNIGINDWARVRQIAKNAALYNFGLMVAVAVFVIIFAEFGMRLFIEDEEAVQFGARYLRIVALCYPFLGLNFVLNGIVRASGAMYQVLALNIISFWILRYPLTALFASQFGEVGIGIGMGMSFILSSAFAFAYYNFGGWRHKQLFGESG; this is translated from the coding sequence ATGGCACATAACCAGCAGGATTTCACACGTGGACCGATACTCAAGTCGCTAATCATATTTTCCGGACCGATCATGCTGACAAACCTGCTGCAGACCTCCTTCCAGATTGTGGACAGCCTTTGGGTCGGGAACATACTTGGTGCATCGGCACTCGGGGCGGTCGCTGTTGCAACGACGATACTGATTACGGTCCTATCATTCATACTGGGGCTCAACAACGCTGCACTCACCATACTCTCCCAGCAGTACGGCAAAAAGAATGAAGCGGGATTCAGGTCCTATCTCAATGCATTCATCGTTACGATGACAAGCATGGCGCTGGTATTCGGAATCATCGGTTTCGTCTTCGCGGAACAGTTGCTGCTGCTGATCGGAACACCGGAAGACCTGCTCGGTCAGGCAAGAATCTACCTGCAGATCAGCTTCCTGAGCATGTTCTTTCTTTTTGCATACAACTTCATGAATACAGTCCTCAGGGCAGTCGGTGACAGCAAGACACCTCTTCGTGTCGTACTTGTTGCCGTCATACTGAATGCGGCGCTGGCCCCGGTCTTCCTGATCGGCTTCGGGATGGGTATAGAGGGTGCCGCAGTATCGACGGTCGCCTCCCAGGGCATCGCTTTCCTCTACAGCGTCTACTACTCGGTGAAGCACAACCTGATTCCTTTCACAAAGCCAAAGCTGCCTTCCAGTAAGGAAGTCCGCCTGATCTTCAATCTTGGTGTTCCTGCCGGGTTGCAGATGGCCGTCATCCATGCGGGTGTCGCCGCCATCCTCAGTGTGGTCACCCAGTTCGGCGGGCAGACGGTGGCGGGCTTCAGTGCCGCCCAGCGACTCGACAGTCTGATCATGCTGCCTGCAATGGCACTCGGTACTGCAGTGAACAGCATGGCCGGGCAGAACATCGGAATCAACGACTGGGCACGTGTCAGGCAGATCGCGAAAAATGCCGCCCTCTATAATTTCGGACTCATGGTGGCCGTCGCAGTCTTCGTCATCATCTTTGCGGAATTCGGCATGCGCCTCTTCATAGAGGATGAGGAAGCGGTGCAGTTTGGGGCCCGGTACTTGCGTATCGTCGCGCTCTGCTATCCATTCCTTGGACTGAACTTCGTCCTCAATGGCATCGTGCGTGCTTCCGGAGCGATGTACCAGGTGCTTGCACTGAACATCATTTCCTTCTGGATATTGCGGTACCCATTGACCGCCCTGTTCGCCTCCCAGTTTGGAGAGGTGGGCATCGGTATCGGCATGGGCATGAGTTTCATACTCAGCAGCGCATTTGCATTCGCCTACTACAATTTCGGCGGCTGGAGGCACAAGCAGCTGTTTGGAGAAAGTGGATAG
- a CDS encoding TIGR04104 family putative zinc finger protein, whose protein sequence is MTRCTNCGTQWTFKEKLRKSFSLDRGMPCPHCGEAQYLTNSYRKKSSLITFLMLLLFFLPSFFNASWIVFLAVFTITFAAGLFLQIHTFELTDKDDEDFWNV, encoded by the coding sequence ATGACACGATGCACAAATTGCGGCACACAATGGACTTTCAAAGAGAAGTTGAGGAAATCTTTCTCATTGGATAGGGGGATGCCATGCCCCCATTGTGGGGAAGCACAGTACCTGACCAACAGTTACAGGAAGAAAAGCAGCCTGATTACCTTTCTCATGCTTCTGTTATTTTTCCTGCCCAGCTTCTTTAATGCATCCTGGATTGTATTTCTGGCTGTCTTCACCATAACGTTCGCAGCCGGACTGTTCTTGCAGATCCACACCTTTGAACTCACCGATAAGGATGATGAGGATTTTTGGAATGTATAA